Proteins encoded within one genomic window of Bradyrhizobium sp. CB1717:
- a CDS encoding MBL fold metallo-hydrolase, with protein MSEEAGSFRGRVHRGTQQIGGTCIELEAAGERILLDLGLPLDADGPSDDLLPPVVGLRAEDPALRGIVLSHGHGDHWGLLPLCRPDVPLAMGAATARIMRAAAPFVPNAFVPDVSFELADRKTFQIGPFSITPYLVDHSAYDAYALLIQAAGRRLFYSGDIRAHGRKGGLFERLVSNPPRGVDTMLMEGSSLGRLDEDTQFPTEDDIEARLTESLGPPGFVILSASAQNIDRIVSIYRACKRSDRTLLLDLYAMEILRATGNERLPNVGWPNLSVYVPEYQRQQIVRNKRFDLLEPYRSARIYRERISEIADRTVMLFRPAMARDVETANLWTGTRAIWSQWDGYLKDGPGAKLKADLATRGVPMEIIHTSGHASIKDLKRLSNAIQPDRLVPVHTFEGDSFGKYFGNVTRRRDGEWWEV; from the coding sequence ATGTCCGAGGAAGCCGGTTCGTTTCGCGGACGTGTCCACCGCGGAACGCAGCAAATTGGTGGCACCTGCATTGAGCTCGAGGCCGCGGGCGAGCGAATCCTGCTCGACCTCGGACTTCCGCTCGATGCCGACGGCCCGTCCGATGATCTGCTCCCGCCCGTGGTCGGGCTTCGCGCCGAGGATCCAGCCTTGCGTGGAATCGTGCTGTCGCACGGGCACGGCGATCATTGGGGCTTGCTACCCCTGTGCAGACCCGACGTCCCTCTCGCCATGGGCGCCGCGACGGCGCGCATCATGCGTGCGGCAGCTCCTTTCGTGCCCAATGCCTTCGTGCCTGATGTTTCGTTCGAGCTGGCCGATCGCAAGACCTTCCAGATCGGTCCGTTCAGCATCACGCCCTATCTTGTCGATCATTCGGCCTATGATGCCTATGCGCTGCTGATCCAGGCCGCCGGCCGGCGGCTGTTCTATAGCGGCGATATCCGTGCGCATGGTCGCAAGGGCGGTCTGTTCGAGCGATTGGTGAGCAATCCGCCCCGCGGTGTCGATACGATGCTGATGGAGGGGTCGAGCCTCGGCCGCCTTGACGAAGACACGCAATTTCCGACGGAAGACGACATCGAGGCGAGGCTGACCGAGAGCCTCGGGCCGCCGGGCTTCGTCATCCTCTCCGCCTCCGCGCAGAACATCGATCGCATCGTCAGCATCTATCGCGCCTGCAAGCGCAGCGACCGAACGCTGCTGCTGGACCTCTACGCGATGGAGATATTGCGGGCCACCGGCAACGAGCGCTTGCCGAACGTCGGCTGGCCCAATCTGTCGGTCTATGTGCCGGAATATCAGCGGCAACAGATCGTGCGGAACAAGCGCTTCGATCTTCTGGAGCCGTACAGATCTGCGCGCATCTACCGCGAGCGCATCTCCGAGATCGCCGATCGCACTGTGATGTTGTTTCGTCCTGCAATGGCCCGCGATGTGGAGACCGCAAATCTCTGGACCGGCACCAGGGCGATCTGGTCGCAATGGGACGGATATTTGAAGGATGGTCCTGGAGCGAAGCTGAAGGCGGATCTCGCGACACGCGGCGTTCCCATGGAAATCATCCATACCTCGGGTCACGCCAGCATCAAGGATCTCAAGCGGCTCTCGAACGCAATTCAACCGGACAGGCTGGTGCCCGTTCACACGTTCGAAGGCGACAGCTTCGGCAAATATTTTGGCAACGTCACGCGACGCCGCGATGGCGAATGGTGGGAGGTATGA
- a CDS encoding metallophosphoesterase family protein, producing the protein MPLPKDEMLTFAIGDIHGCFNKLISLLAACDEIRGERVAQFVLVGDYIDRGPQSREVMEFLVGSEGEQNRPFVCLRGNHEEMLLRAADIERTDQDLMNWWGNGGEQTLDSYGIDDPVDFPSEHLDWIRALPLMKIEHGRLFVHAGIRPAVPLAAQSERDLLWIREPFLSSDLDHGLFIVHGHTPLRSRTPDLRANRLNLDTGACFGGPLTAAVFATSEAGPLMFVNDSGEISGPAALRD; encoded by the coding sequence TTGCCCCTTCCCAAGGACGAAATGCTCACCTTCGCGATCGGCGACATTCACGGCTGCTTTAACAAGCTGATATCGCTGCTCGCCGCGTGCGACGAGATTCGCGGCGAGCGGGTTGCGCAGTTCGTCCTTGTTGGAGACTACATCGACAGGGGCCCCCAGAGCCGCGAGGTGATGGAGTTTCTCGTCGGCAGCGAAGGAGAGCAGAACCGCCCCTTCGTTTGTCTCCGGGGCAACCATGAGGAGATGCTGCTTCGCGCGGCCGACATCGAGCGCACCGACCAGGACCTCATGAATTGGTGGGGAAACGGCGGCGAGCAGACGCTCGACAGTTACGGGATCGACGATCCCGTCGATTTTCCCAGCGAGCATCTCGACTGGATCCGCGCACTTCCGCTCATGAAGATCGAGCACGGACGACTTTTCGTTCACGCCGGAATAAGGCCAGCCGTGCCGCTCGCGGCGCAATCCGAGCGAGACTTGCTCTGGATCCGGGAACCCTTCTTGTCGTCCGATCTCGACCACGGGCTGTTCATTGTCCATGGCCATACGCCACTCCGGTCCCGGACACCTGATCTGCGAGCGAACCGGTTGAACCTGGATACCGGCGCCTGCTTTGGCGGCCCGCTCACGGCGGCCGTGTTCGCCACCTCGGAGGCGGGCCCGTTGATGTTTGTGAACGATTCCGGCGAGATCTCGGGACCGGCCGCCCTCCGGGACTGA
- a CDS encoding HlyD family efflux transporter periplasmic adaptor subunit, with protein MNVAINRLDPNVPDPVESRRSAAGRLVRLAYATGVFGVLAFLVVYFGAPLVYLSGPGTVSSPPHVVSLPYLVQVAEVMVTPGTTVKAGDRIAQIRSPERDNIVATYMRALADIASRRSELRIRAHVAQETLEAAKAYRTLTEEAVDQIEASSAASLAFRLELLRERGLARKSVISQEAEIAESITQLADLNDFGQQLRDHLDDVERNFAGGQVLAPIAGIVSTNLANVGQSLVAGTAIAEILDPTDVFVDWYIPNARLVEPRVGNQVLVVFGNRRIAGTIAEILPVSVVYAAGRQPLTRERTAAQIARIRFVADAVPPPLNSTVYVHMYYTSLTSRFAAALVRLLGLQ; from the coding sequence ATGAATGTCGCGATCAACAGGCTGGACCCGAATGTCCCCGATCCCGTGGAAAGCCGTCGGAGCGCCGCGGGACGGCTCGTGCGCCTCGCCTATGCGACGGGCGTTTTCGGCGTGCTCGCCTTCCTGGTCGTCTATTTTGGCGCGCCACTGGTCTATCTGAGCGGACCTGGGACGGTTTCGTCCCCGCCGCACGTCGTTTCACTTCCCTATCTGGTGCAGGTCGCAGAGGTCATGGTTACGCCGGGCACCACGGTCAAGGCCGGTGACCGGATCGCACAAATCCGATCGCCCGAGCGGGACAACATCGTGGCGACCTACATGCGCGCATTGGCCGACATCGCGAGCCGGCGATCGGAGTTGCGCATCCGGGCCCACGTCGCGCAGGAAACGCTCGAAGCGGCGAAGGCGTACAGGACGTTGACGGAAGAGGCTGTCGACCAGATCGAAGCGTCGAGCGCAGCGAGCCTGGCGTTCCGCCTCGAATTGCTGCGTGAACGCGGCCTCGCGCGCAAGTCCGTCATTTCGCAGGAGGCGGAGATCGCGGAGTCCATCACCCAACTGGCGGACCTGAACGATTTCGGCCAGCAGCTGCGCGACCATCTCGACGACGTCGAGCGGAACTTCGCCGGCGGCCAGGTGCTGGCGCCCATCGCCGGCATCGTTTCGACCAATCTCGCCAATGTCGGTCAATCGCTCGTGGCGGGCACGGCGATCGCCGAAATCCTCGATCCCACCGACGTCTTCGTCGATTGGTACATTCCGAATGCGCGCCTGGTCGAGCCCAGGGTCGGCAATCAGGTGCTCGTGGTGTTCGGCAATCGCCGCATCGCGGGAACGATCGCGGAGATCCTGCCGGTCTCGGTCGTGTATGCCGCAGGCCGGCAACCGCTAACGCGCGAGCGCACGGCTGCCCAGATCGCGCGCATCCGCTTCGTTGCGGACGCCGTTCCGCCGCCGCTGAATTCGACGGTTTACGTTCACATGTACTACACGAGCCTGACGTCCCGATTTGCCGCAGCCTTGGTCCGCCTGCTGGGCCTGCAATAG
- a CDS encoding glycosyltransferase family 2 protein, with amino-acid sequence MLEALQLIADMSWIQLALAVIILDIPRYTFSLLSLSLLGLTGALSQRETPIRASVSVIVPAFNGGPGLLRSIEALRRQTLAPLEIIVVDDGSTDDTRAIAEQARAAGLVDMVICHGTRCGRSAAINAAARFASGELLLTVDADTMFEPAAVAGLASAFTDPRVAGASCNIAISNETGSIWTRLQSIEYLMSISAGRTILDTVDAIACLSGACSMYRRDVFMRHGGLDVGPGEDLEFSLRLRRLGYLVRFVPEAWVETAGPVSGLGLLRQRARWDRDALRIRLIMYGELRFFHRFERLPDTLQRLDFILFDLIPTLSFPFYLVYLLALLGTDAFWLLAAIYVLLTWISFFNLGLAFALFKRAPRVLDLGAALVFPVYQSAYLKCARLVSYSSEIIFAASKDDDFVPPRVRRALFSGPEGARR; translated from the coding sequence ATGCTCGAGGCATTGCAGTTGATCGCCGATATGAGCTGGATTCAGCTCGCGCTCGCGGTCATTATCTTAGATATTCCCCGCTATACGTTTTCGCTGCTGTCGCTCTCCCTGCTCGGCCTGACCGGCGCGCTGTCTCAACGCGAAACGCCGATCCGCGCATCGGTCAGCGTGATTGTGCCCGCTTTCAACGGTGGTCCCGGGCTGCTTCGTTCGATCGAAGCGCTGCGCCGGCAGACCCTGGCGCCGCTCGAGATCATCGTCGTCGATGATGGCTCCACCGACGACACGCGCGCAATTGCCGAGCAGGCACGCGCGGCGGGGCTGGTGGATATGGTCATCTGCCACGGCACGCGCTGCGGCCGAAGTGCCGCGATCAACGCCGCCGCGCGGTTCGCCAGCGGCGAGCTGCTGCTGACGGTGGATGCCGACACGATGTTCGAACCGGCGGCCGTCGCCGGGCTCGCATCCGCATTCACGGATCCGCGCGTCGCGGGCGCGAGCTGCAATATCGCGATCAGCAATGAAACAGGTTCGATCTGGACGCGGCTGCAAAGCATCGAATATTTGATGTCGATCAGCGCCGGCAGGACCATTCTCGACACCGTCGATGCGATCGCCTGCCTGTCCGGCGCCTGCTCCATGTACCGTCGCGATGTCTTCATGCGACATGGCGGGCTTGACGTTGGTCCGGGCGAGGATCTGGAGTTCAGCCTGCGGCTGCGCCGGCTGGGTTATCTCGTTCGTTTCGTGCCCGAAGCCTGGGTCGAAACGGCAGGACCTGTGAGCGGCCTCGGTCTGCTGCGCCAGCGCGCGCGCTGGGATCGCGACGCCTTGCGAATCCGCCTCATCATGTACGGCGAATTGCGGTTCTTCCATCGCTTCGAGCGGCTGCCCGATACGCTGCAGAGGCTGGATTTCATCCTGTTCGACCTGATTCCCACGCTCAGTTTTCCATTCTACCTCGTCTATCTCCTGGCCTTGCTGGGCACCGACGCCTTCTGGCTTCTCGCCGCGATCTACGTCCTGCTGACGTGGATTTCTTTCTTCAACCTCGGCCTCGCCTTCGCCCTGTTCAAGCGCGCGCCGCGTGTCCTCGATCTCGGGGCCGCGCTGGTCTTCCCGGTCTATCAGAGCGCCTATCTGAAATGCGCCCGGCTGGTCTCCTACTCCTCCGAGATCATCTTCGCCGCGTCCAAGGACGATGACTTCGTGCCGCCGCGCGTACGTCGCGCACTGTTTTCCGGCCCGGAAGGAGCACGCCGATGA
- the dinB gene encoding DNA polymerase IV, with protein sequence MSDSDTVTGDASPVRKIIHIDMDAFYASVEQRDNPELRGKPVAVGGSAERGVVAAASYEARKFGVRSAMPSVTAKRQCPDLIFVKPRFEVYKAISRQIREIFAEHTPVIEPLSLDEAYLDVTENLQGIPLARDVARRIREKIKSETGLNASAGISYNKFLAKLASDHRKPNGQFVISPEMGPAFVETLPVGKFHGIGPATAAKMNALGLFTGLDIRNQTLEFMNANFGKSGAYYYWISRGVDERPVRANRIRKSIGAETTFSIDLDAFDALAAELKPLVDKVWRHCEATGNRGRTVTLKIKFADFEIITRSRSVAAAIAGRDELERLACGLLEIEMPLPKRVRLLGVSLSSLQDGNDAEPQLTLGI encoded by the coding sequence ATGAGCGATTCCGACACGGTGACGGGCGACGCCTCGCCCGTGCGCAAGATCATCCATATCGACATGGATGCTTTCTATGCGTCCGTGGAACAGCGTGACAATCCGGAGCTCCGCGGCAAGCCGGTCGCGGTCGGAGGCTCCGCCGAACGCGGCGTCGTTGCGGCCGCGAGCTATGAGGCGCGCAAGTTCGGCGTTCGCTCGGCGATGCCGTCGGTCACTGCGAAGCGGCAATGCCCCGACCTGATCTTCGTCAAGCCGCGCTTCGAGGTCTACAAGGCGATCTCCAGGCAAATCCGCGAGATCTTTGCCGAGCACACGCCTGTCATCGAGCCGTTGTCGCTCGACGAGGCCTATCTCGACGTGACCGAAAACCTGCAAGGCATCCCGCTGGCACGGGACGTCGCACGGCGAATCCGCGAGAAGATCAAATCCGAGACGGGCCTCAATGCCTCGGCCGGCATCTCCTACAACAAGTTTCTGGCAAAACTCGCCTCCGATCATCGCAAGCCCAACGGCCAGTTCGTGATCTCGCCGGAGATGGGACCTGCCTTCGTCGAGACGCTGCCCGTCGGCAAGTTCCACGGCATCGGTCCGGCGACGGCTGCGAAGATGAACGCACTCGGCCTGTTCACCGGCCTCGACATCCGCAACCAGACGCTGGAGTTCATGAACGCGAATTTCGGCAAGTCGGGTGCGTATTACTACTGGATCTCGCGCGGCGTCGACGAGCGTCCGGTCCGGGCCAACCGGATCCGCAAGTCGATCGGCGCAGAGACCACGTTCTCGATCGACCTCGACGCCTTCGACGCGCTGGCGGCCGAGCTCAAGCCTCTCGTCGACAAGGTCTGGCGCCATTGCGAGGCGACCGGCAACCGCGGCCGCACCGTCACCCTGAAGATCAAGTTCGCCGACTTCGAGATCATCACGCGGAGCAGGTCCGTCGCCGCGGCGATTGCAGGCCGGGACGAGCTGGAGCGGCTGGCCTGCGGCCTGCTCGAAATCGAAATGCCCCTGCCCAAGCGCGTCAGGCTGCTGGGCGTGTCGCTATCCTCCCTCCAGGACGGGAACGATGCGGAGCCGCAGCTGACTCTGGGCATCTGA
- a CDS encoding HAMP domain-containing sensor histidine kinase, translating into MLALLIRLGLRFEDRIEERRFVDQYVRGSLGWTQIAMLLGAATYAGYTLWDWVLYPEVVPTTLAIRGGTAVFILLPLTALLSRRWMKPWAETIFLVYCVIPGCILPSIYLVLPSGFTFAAPGMMMIILFVSTMLPLRIGSLAIFCLLSWVALIVAETFAPTLPMGLRFINHSLVGNAYALSLYAVAAREYRARKQFRTSEALQREKERSEKSLRDLRATQEHLVQAEKLASLGQLVAGVAHEVSTPLGLALTTSTTMQTDLQAMADALGGTSVRRSDLTKGIDRLRQGLNLTFDNLHRASEMVHSFRQVAVNQADEDRRTFELRDWLSELVSRLGPLLSHHALAVDVRCPAGIRLNSYPGALAQVISNLALNTAGHAYPDKRGGRFAITVSQPEPKSVRLVCTDDGVGIPDELQAHIFDPFVTTGRERGNAGLGLHIAFNLVASSLNGRLRLESKTGPGTQITIEIPVEA; encoded by the coding sequence ATGCTCGCCTTATTGATACGCCTGGGACTGCGCTTCGAAGACCGGATCGAGGAGCGGCGGTTTGTCGACCAATACGTCCGCGGCAGCCTCGGGTGGACGCAGATTGCGATGCTGCTCGGCGCCGCCACCTATGCCGGCTACACGCTATGGGATTGGGTGCTCTACCCCGAGGTGGTCCCGACCACGCTGGCCATCCGCGGCGGCACGGCGGTCTTTATTCTGCTGCCGCTGACCGCGCTGTTGTCGCGGCGGTGGATGAAGCCTTGGGCGGAGACGATCTTCCTCGTCTATTGCGTCATTCCCGGCTGCATCCTGCCCAGCATCTACCTCGTCCTTCCGTCGGGCTTCACCTTTGCCGCGCCCGGCATGATGATGATCATCCTGTTCGTCTCGACCATGCTGCCGCTGCGGATCGGCTCGCTGGCGATCTTCTGCCTGCTGTCCTGGGTGGCGCTGATCGTCGCCGAGACGTTCGCGCCGACGCTGCCGATGGGCTTGCGCTTCATCAATCACTCCCTGGTCGGAAACGCTTATGCGCTGTCGCTCTACGCCGTCGCGGCACGCGAGTACCGGGCACGAAAGCAGTTCCGGACGTCCGAGGCGCTGCAGCGGGAAAAAGAACGCTCGGAGAAATCGCTGCGCGATCTGCGAGCAACCCAGGAGCACCTCGTGCAGGCAGAAAAGCTCGCCTCCCTCGGTCAATTGGTGGCAGGCGTCGCCCACGAGGTCAGCACCCCGCTCGGCCTGGCGCTGACGACCTCGACCACCATGCAGACGGACCTGCAGGCCATGGCGGACGCGTTGGGTGGAACGTCGGTGCGGCGATCCGATCTCACGAAGGGAATCGACCGGCTCAGGCAGGGGCTCAACCTGACCTTCGATAATCTGCACCGCGCATCGGAAATGGTGCACAGCTTCAGGCAGGTCGCCGTCAACCAGGCCGACGAGGACCGGCGCACATTCGAGCTCAGGGATTGGCTGTCGGAGTTGGTGTCCAGGCTCGGGCCGCTGCTGTCGCACCATGCTCTAGCGGTCGATGTCCGGTGCCCGGCGGGAATCAGGCTCAACAGCTATCCTGGTGCACTGGCGCAGGTGATCAGCAATCTCGCGCTCAATACGGCGGGGCACGCCTATCCCGACAAGAGGGGCGGCAGGTTTGCGATCACGGTCAGCCAGCCCGAGCCGAAATCGGTCCGCCTCGTCTGTACCGATGACGGCGTCGGGATCCCCGACGAATTGCAGGCGCACATCTTCGATCCGTTCGTCACGACGGGGCGCGAGCGGGGCAATGCCGGCCTCGGCCTGCACATCGCGTTCAACCTGGTGGCGTCATCGCTCAACGGGCGCCTGCGGCTCGAGAGCAAGACCGGTCCGGGCACCCAGATCACGATCGAGATCCCGGTCGAGGCGTGA
- a CDS encoding DUF1330 domain-containing protein, with the protein MAKAYWVATYRAIKNPDAMAAYAKLSRPAIEAAGGRVLARGVPAAAFELGQMERVVLIEFDSVEQAKAAYASPAYQAAHDLLGDGADRDIRIVEAAD; encoded by the coding sequence ATGGCCAAAGCCTATTGGGTTGCCACCTACCGCGCGATCAAGAATCCCGACGCGATGGCGGCCTACGCCAAGCTGTCGCGGCCGGCGATCGAGGCGGCGGGAGGCCGGGTACTCGCGCGCGGCGTGCCGGCGGCGGCCTTCGAGCTCGGCCAGATGGAACGCGTCGTTCTCATCGAGTTCGACAGTGTCGAGCAGGCCAAGGCAGCCTATGCAAGCCCGGCCTATCAGGCCGCGCACGACCTGCTCGGCGACGGTGCCGATCGCGACATCCGGATCGTCGAAGCCGCCGATTAG
- a CDS encoding DNA-3-methyladenine glycosylase I has product MTSFKTIRARAEKRKGGPKALDKLMPDKPDLKGLARLGDDRILAEMTKRVFCAGFAWSVIDSKWDGFEAAFLHFQPAKLSFQPEDYWEGLLRDARIVRNGAKIMSVRDNAAFVQEIAKEHGSFGKFLAKWPPSNEVGLLDLLTKRGSRLGGNTGQMLLRFVGWDGFVTSKDVVACLRDAGLDIAEEVKSKGDLAKVQAQFNAWAEETGLPYTYLSRICALSVGENRSEH; this is encoded by the coding sequence ATGACCTCCTTCAAGACCATTCGTGCCCGCGCCGAGAAGCGCAAGGGCGGGCCCAAGGCGCTCGACAAGCTGATGCCTGACAAGCCCGACCTGAAGGGGCTGGCGAGGCTCGGCGACGACCGCATCCTCGCCGAGATGACCAAGCGGGTGTTTTGCGCCGGCTTTGCCTGGAGCGTGATCGATTCGAAATGGGACGGCTTCGAAGCTGCCTTCCTGCATTTCCAGCCGGCCAAGCTCAGCTTCCAGCCCGAGGACTATTGGGAAGGCCTGCTGCGCGATGCGCGCATCGTGCGCAACGGCGCCAAGATCATGTCGGTGCGCGACAATGCCGCCTTCGTGCAGGAGATCGCGAAGGAGCACGGCAGCTTCGGCAAGTTTCTGGCGAAGTGGCCGCCGTCGAACGAGGTCGGCCTGCTCGACCTGCTCACCAAGCGCGGCAGCCGGTTGGGCGGCAATACCGGCCAGATGCTGCTGCGCTTCGTCGGCTGGGACGGTTTCGTCACCTCCAAGGACGTCGTCGCATGCCTGCGCGATGCCGGCCTCGACATCGCCGAGGAGGTGAAATCGAAGGGCGATCTCGCAAAGGTGCAGGCGCAGTTCAACGCCTGGGCCGAGGAGACCGGACTGCCCTACACATATCTGTCACGCATCTGCGCGCTGTCGGTCGGCGAGAACCGCAGCGAGCATTAG
- a CDS encoding MBOAT family O-acyltransferase — protein sequence MSFVSVAFLCLVPASFLLYHATSRLAVQNLIILAASYVFYGWWDWRFLPLLVGISIVNYVAAILIATARQPVRKLLVFVAVAAAMVVLAIFKYFNFFVDSFGAIVHRAGLNPNLPTLRIVLPLGISFITFQGIAYVVDVYRGKHAAEKSLVKFLAFKAFFPQLVAGPIERASNLLDQFSAPRRFTSDHADRALWLLIYGYAMKVVVADNLAPIVDTLFIPQQPFGWSVVLATLAFGIQIYADFNGYSLIAKGIALLFGFELIWNFRYPYWSVSISEFWRRWHISLSTWLRDYLYIPLGGNRGGELITNRNLLLTMALGGLWHGASWTFVLWGLLHGAALGIRRKFSGGDEPGSKAGRAAGWALTMLVVFVGWFLFRAADWNLLIGMLSALKRWEWAPVHGAVVLAILSLTCPLMLLEWQLQSRGDYFLLRWPAWMKYPLLAVLVAATAAASGHVNATFIYFQF from the coding sequence ATGTCCTTCGTTTCCGTGGCGTTCCTTTGCCTGGTCCCCGCGTCGTTCCTGCTCTATCATGCCACTTCGAGGCTGGCGGTTCAGAATCTGATCATCCTGGCCGCGAGCTACGTATTTTACGGCTGGTGGGACTGGCGCTTTCTGCCTCTGCTTGTCGGAATTTCCATCGTCAACTATGTCGCCGCGATCCTGATCGCGACTGCTCGGCAACCGGTCCGAAAGCTTCTGGTGTTCGTCGCCGTTGCAGCGGCAATGGTCGTTCTGGCGATATTCAAATACTTCAACTTCTTCGTCGATTCGTTCGGGGCGATCGTTCACCGCGCGGGACTGAATCCGAACCTCCCGACATTGCGCATCGTCCTGCCGCTGGGCATTTCCTTCATCACGTTCCAGGGCATCGCCTATGTGGTCGACGTTTATCGCGGCAAGCATGCCGCCGAGAAAAGCCTCGTCAAGTTCCTCGCCTTCAAGGCGTTCTTCCCGCAACTCGTGGCGGGGCCGATCGAAAGAGCCAGCAACCTTCTCGATCAGTTCTCGGCGCCGCGACGCTTCACCTCCGATCACGCCGACCGCGCGCTCTGGCTATTGATCTACGGCTACGCCATGAAGGTCGTGGTGGCGGATAATCTCGCGCCCATCGTCGACACGCTCTTCATTCCACAGCAGCCCTTCGGCTGGTCGGTCGTGCTCGCCACGCTCGCATTCGGCATCCAGATCTATGCCGACTTCAATGGATACAGCCTCATCGCCAAAGGCATCGCACTGCTCTTCGGCTTCGAGTTGATCTGGAATTTCCGCTATCCCTACTGGTCGGTCTCGATCAGCGAGTTCTGGCGTCGCTGGCACATCAGCCTCAGCACCTGGCTACGGGATTATTTGTACATCCCCCTTGGGGGCAACCGCGGCGGCGAGTTGATCACGAACCGGAACTTGCTGCTGACCATGGCACTGGGAGGCCTTTGGCACGGCGCGTCGTGGACATTCGTTCTTTGGGGACTGCTCCACGGCGCAGCGCTTGGGATACGGCGCAAGTTCTCCGGCGGCGACGAGCCCGGCTCGAAAGCTGGTCGCGCGGCCGGCTGGGCTCTTACCATGCTGGTCGTATTCGTCGGCTGGTTCCTTTTTCGTGCGGCAGACTGGAATTTGCTGATAGGCATGCTCAGCGCACTCAAGAGATGGGAATGGGCACCGGTGCACGGCGCCGTCGTGCTCGCCATTCTGTCGTTGACCTGCCCGTTGATGCTGCTTGAGTGGCAACTCCAGTCACGCGGAGACTATTTCCTGCTGCGCTGGCCTGCTTGGATGAAGTATCCGCTGCTTGCGGTACTCGTGGCTGCGACGGCCGCGGCATCCGGGCACGTCAACGCAACCTTCATCTATTTCCAGTTCTAG
- a CDS encoding metallophosphoesterase family protein — MRCLVVADLHYSLPQLDWLVNAAPQFDLLIFAGDALDIGSMVDFRAQIVVVKKYLSLLAAKTRVILCSGNHDLDERNAEGEKISRWISEVRELGIACDGDSLSIGDILFTVCPWWDGPQVKQRLVEQLRDAAASRPQRWIWAHHAPPADSPTSWGGKRFFGDVELVQWIMQYQPSMVISGHVHQSPFISNGSWFDRLGQTWVFNTGLQPGRPPTYIVLDFDADKAFWLAAGEAQWIDLAAPLKRPAAPIESPPDWLTFLDQIADPSLARPQAAAG; from the coding sequence ATGCGCTGCCTGGTGGTGGCCGACCTCCATTACTCGCTGCCGCAGCTCGACTGGCTGGTCAATGCGGCACCACAATTCGACCTCTTGATCTTCGCCGGCGATGCGCTCGACATCGGCTCGATGGTGGATTTTCGCGCGCAGATCGTGGTGGTGAAGAAATACCTCTCGCTGCTCGCCGCAAAGACCCGCGTGATCCTCTGCTCCGGTAATCACGACCTCGACGAGCGCAATGCGGAGGGCGAAAAGATCTCGCGCTGGATCTCGGAGGTGCGCGAGCTCGGCATTGCCTGCGACGGCGACAGCCTCAGCATCGGCGACATCCTGTTCACGGTGTGCCCGTGGTGGGACGGGCCCCAGGTCAAGCAACGCCTCGTCGAGCAGTTGCGCGATGCCGCCGCCAGCCGGCCGCAGCGCTGGATCTGGGCGCATCATGCGCCGCCGGCGGACTCACCGACGAGCTGGGGCGGCAAGCGTTTCTTCGGCGATGTCGAGCTGGTGCAGTGGATCATGCAATACCAGCCGTCGATGGTGATCTCGGGCCATGTGCATCAATCGCCCTTCATCAGCAATGGATCGTGGTTCGACCGGCTGGGCCAGACCTGGGTCTTCAACACCGGCCTGCAACCCGGGCGCCCCCCGACCTACATCGTGCTGGATTTCGATGCGGACAAGGCGTTCTGGCTGGCGGCCGGCGAAGCGCAGTGGATCGACCTGGCCGCGCCGCTGAAGCGGCCCGCCGCTCCGATCGAGTCGCCGCCCGACTGGCTCACATTCTTGGATCAGATTGCCGATCCGAGCCTGGCGAGACCTCAAGCGGCGGCAGGTTGA
- a CDS encoding cyclic nucleotide-binding domain-containing protein yields MRAVLDHCTGGTERQVAAGTLVVTEGGTSGHLYVLMQGKLEVLKGEMVVATVTEPGAVLGEMSVLLGVPHTATVRACSDAVIYEFEDAASFLKQEPGIALLIAKMLAQRLNVANTYLADLKRQYAGHGTHLAMVGEVLQSMINLPPLEVSPGSDRQSDPRM; encoded by the coding sequence ATGCGCGCAGTCCTGGATCATTGCACCGGCGGAACGGAACGGCAGGTGGCGGCCGGTACGCTCGTCGTCACCGAGGGGGGCACCAGCGGCCATCTCTACGTGCTGATGCAAGGCAAGCTCGAGGTGCTCAAGGGTGAGATGGTGGTCGCCACCGTCACCGAACCCGGGGCGGTGCTGGGTGAGATGTCCGTGCTGTTGGGCGTGCCGCATACGGCGACGGTGCGCGCCTGCTCCGATGCCGTCATCTATGAGTTCGAGGACGCCGCCTCGTTCCTCAAGCAGGAGCCGGGCATCGCGTTGCTGATCGCAAAGATGCTGGCGCAGCGGCTCAACGTCGCCAACACCTATCTTGCCGATCTCAAGCGGCAATATGCCGGCCACGGCACGCATCTGGCCATGGTCGGCGAGGTGCTCCAGAGCATGATCAACCTGCCGCCGCTTGAGGTCTCGCCAGGCTCGGATCGGCAATCTGATCCAAGAATGTGA